In Paralichthys olivaceus isolate ysfri-2021 chromosome 12, ASM2471397v2, whole genome shotgun sequence, the genomic window AATCTGGTGTCTCCAACTAAAATGATAAACCCTCTGAGTCTCTGGTTTGGCACGTTCAAATTCTTTTGACCTTTATGATGGAAGCCAAGGTCACATGACTGCGCTGCAAATGGACTCtctggaccccccccccccctccgtaTTGTCACCGTTATGTAAACTAAGAGCATTATCATGACATAAGGAACCAATCCAGGCACTTTACGATCCAAATATATTCCCTCAGGATACAGTGAGGCCGCGCTGCGAACACGTCTGAGGACAAGTTTATCCTGTCGTTACATAAAGCAATCCGCTAATACACATGTCAACAGTCTGGCTTTAGAATCCCACAGGAAGAGATGTTGATAATTCAACACGAGGAAAACAGCAAAGACAATTTAAACTGAGGCTGTGAAGCTAAATGAACGTGTTAAAGATTCTTCACACGTGTCAATAAAtgttaatttgattattttttaacgGTTGTTGAACATATTACAGACGATTACAACTTTTTACTTGaggtgtttgatttatttactaCAAATATTCAATGTTTTTGTGGCTGTCGGAGGAAagtaactttttaaaattaaataaaaatatgattttctcAAAACTTAAATTTTAATGGAGGCAGGAGTTCAGCTGCACCAACCTGAAGCTCTTTGTTGGATCCAGaggattaaatataaaaatgaccCCTGACAGAGATCACGCCTCACCTGCGGGACCACTTGGCCGACGGGCGTCCGAAAGGCCTCTTCCACAGGACGCCGTGCAGCTGCACTTTGGTGCTGATGTCCAGCCCTTCACTGTCCGACTGCTCCATGGACGACCAGGGCGAGAACAGAGAGTTTCTGGACGAAGACGAGAACATCCTCTCTGACAGTACCTCGCCCTGGGAGGCGGTGCAACGCGAaaaatatcaatagaaatataaagCACAATAGTCAATCAATGACAATTTGCCcgatagcacacacacacacacacacacacagacacacacagacacacacacacagcttcaatACAAAGCAGGAAAAGTAGCAAACAAATTCCAATAACTCATCAGGCTGGAAATATGCAGCTGCCAATACACTGATGGGCTGGAGGCAGACTGACGGCAGAGACCAGCACAGAGGAAATCAGGGATgatacagggagagagagggagggagagggatggagaggagaggaggagaggagaggtacTGGGAGTGATGGGTGAGGGAAACCTGAACCCAGTCGATACATCCCAGCCGGTAAAAGCTGTTATTCAGACATCTGTACTCACAGAAAAGGTCTCCAGCTCCTGGCAGCTCTCTGGTCTCTGCCTCCCTCCGAGCATCAGCCGTGAATCAGGGGAACATCTGTGGCAGAGCTGCGGCCGCTCGGCTCTCTAGCAAAGAGGATGGAGAATCTGAGCGGTTAACATGCAGCTTTAGAGTCGTGAGTATCAGATTAATTCACGGAACATGTGTCAGACTGGATGGACACCAGATTATAAAGATATTAACAGCTCAGCCGCTTCACAGGAACACGGGAGAACTCGGATTTTCAGTTTGCACGAGTTTAAAGAACATTTATAAATAAGGCCTCTGAAATATTATGTTTGTTGAAAACGTGACAACAAGAAGAGTTAACATGAGTTTTCTCACCTGCTTCATATCGAGAAGTGCTTTTAATAAACCAACATAAAGTGCATTTTAGTGTTCAATCATTAAAACAAACCTCAGAATCTCCACCAGttaaaaaaccttttattttatcGTCATAAAACACGTTGCTTTACAACTGATTTTCACAAtcagaaatatggaaataaggCAGACTCATTCTGGAAtggcagaaaatgaaatagaataagGAAAAACGCCAACGGGAACAATTCCAGATATTAATCTGATCCCAAAACTCTCTGGATTCAACACGTGACGTCGTCTCTTCTGGTTTGTAAGAATCGATCGTTTTAAAAGTTCACCTgcagatattttacagttcTGAAAAACTTTCCTATTTATCTAGATGTGTGATGAGACCTGAAACAAAGTGAATTTAACGTCTAATAAATACACTAAATATTTGACCTGACAAACAGAGGATTAAAGTACTAGTCTacattattttactttgaagggCAGGTGCTAACGGCCAATCAAATCCCAGTATTTTGCATCTTTAAATTcactcaattaaaaaaaaagttaaacacatattaaaaaacacaattaaacaaactgtctctgtccTAAAACCAAGTTTGTCCTAAACATCAACTTTTCTCTCGCTTGGTGATTCAGATAATCaaagaggtttttatttattcagaaaCAATTAACTGGAGCAGGTTTTTAAACATCTCACTGTGGTGAATCATAGTTTATCATCTCGCTGTGTATCCATGAATGAACTTTTAACAGCTCtgataacaaaatataaacagagGTTGGATCTGATGCTTAGTTTAACTTGATCTTTCAAAACCTGACGATCCTTCAGCCACAGTCCTGATGAGTAATCATGTTAAACTcttaataaatgtttattaagTCAGAATATTTAGAGAAAAACTTTGGGATAGAAGTTTTGATTAATGATGcatcgaacacacacacacatgaacagagaATATAACTGTTAGCTTCTTGTAAGAAGGAATCAAGGATTCCAGTTTGTGAAATGTGAGGATTTTCCGGTTTTGTGATGTTTGCACCACATTAACTGAATATTACATGAATATATTTTGGTTTCTTGGACTCACAATACACCAGTGAACTCTGGATTCATTTCAGGAATTGAAAACCATGAAATCTCAGCAGGGCTTTAACTGAAATTGCACACTCATGATGTCggacaatgtttttttttttttcccttttgtatttcataaaaaataaaacagtcgTGCAGCTGCTGGTCTGCACGCGACTCgccaccttctctctctcaaacacgcCAGGAAGAGAAACCGCcacctcttccttcctctcgtCACAGAAGTTTAGAATTAACAAGTCGAGTTTAAGATCTTTAAATTTACACATTTAACAGAGATCGTCTGTCaccttctgtgtctgtgctgcaaaCTCTGTCCctctcaaaataaaaatattaaattaaaagcagTTTCATCATCTCACAGGAGATGATGATAATCGTGGAAGGAAGAAGTTGCTGTGAATAAcatacatgtacaaacacatGAGCGCTGCTTGGAGCAGGATCAGTGATTCAGACTCACAACATCCATGAGTCCTGATAGAAGAGGGAGGAGCCTGCTGACGTTTGAATGCGTCAACATCAGCGGAGGGAGGCGGGTCTCTGTGTGCCAATCACATTTAAGACTCGGATGCAGTCCGGAGAAAAAAAgcgacttttcttttttttttttacatttattgctcaggtaataatcaataaatcttCCAGgagcaaacaaaataaaagtttccaAAAGAATCTGTACTATGTCCGTCCTCCTGAGCCGATGGTCCCTACGTGAGTTCAGCGAGTTAATGACCTTGAGGAACGTTCAATAGCTCATTCAGTTCTGCTGGAAtcaccctccacctccacacaaAGCACACAGTCACTTTTCAATACAGAGTTTTCCTAACAACAGTTTATGATTCATCTCCAggtaaaacagaacagaaatgaACACATCCAGAATCTTATCGGGTCAAATAGAAGAGTCGACCTGGTTTAAACTGGATGGACCATAAATCTGAACGTGTTCATTtgtagaaaacacacaagtgtcCATCAACACGCAGTTTCCCGTCAGGCCGAGAAAGTTTCTACAAACTGTTCGGCGTCATTTCATCGGGGTCTGTTTCAAACTCGCAAATATGGCACTTGGCAATCAGTTCAAATGATTCTGTATTTTAAGAGAGCTGTACAATtacacagaatttaaaaaaaggttttctttcTCAGTATCACGATCTTGATCTAAATCTCACTGTGCAACAGCCGTCAAGCAAAACATCACAGAATCGAAATCAGGGTTGATTCTTTGACTTTGGACAAGCAACGGTAAAGCGACACTGAAAACTCCACAGTGACGTGAATAGACTGAGCGACTGAGTCGTCCCGTGGCCTCCGTCAGAAAAGGATCAACACGTGCAGCAGCTGAGCCACGATCGCTCGTGCGTGTCAGAAGAAAACCACCGTGTTGTGTGATTTAGTTTTCACTGCAACAACTCTCACCTCCCGAACGTCATTCACTCCCTGTCAACTTCAGTTTTGAGTCATTAGATGCGCCCGAAACGAGTCTGGTCCACGAGATCCATCAGCCGACAAGCAATAAGACATTTATATCCACAAAGTTCGTTCCCCTGTACACCCGTCTGAGATCCATCCTGAGCTGGGGTCTAATGGTGGTGACCGACAGACAGCACCAGAGGAATGAGGCAGCCCAGCACCAGAGCTACCACCTCCACCTTGCTCAATCCTTTCCCTCCGTTGCCTCCCGCGGCAGCGTGGCTGTGGCCGCCGCCCCCCACCTCAGGGAGGACGTGGACGGTGGCTACGTACAGGAAGGTGCCGGCGGAGAAGAGCATGGCGACACCGGTAGCGTTGATGTCTGACAGGGCCTCTTTGCTGCTCTgaggaggaaagacagaaacaacatAAGACAAAATGTTCCACCAAGAAACGTTCAGATCAGATGTTgatgaaatgcattttattttattttagctaATGAAATTTAAAACCATCTCTAGTAAAACGGCCCTGACAAATATCTGAGATGTGAGGACAGCGGCTCTGCCCCAGGCTGAgtgacacagtgacaaacagaaaatactgGTTCAGTTGCATTTTGTTGCTCTGAAGAACTTTCATACATCACCAGAAAAATCTATGAGAAGTCTATTCAATGAAATAACAACGAATATTTCATGATAAAATACGAAGTGACAAttggaaaatataataaatatatattttttataataattactTGACTGAGGCCTAAAAATGTGAGCATGGCGAGGACAGGTGCCGCCAGGGCGAAGACCAGGAGATGTTTGCGGATGCGGTTCCTCTCAAGACCAGCATGCATCAGGAAAGACACCAGACCAAACGCTGCTGGGGCCTGCAGACGACAAAGCAGTGCAgttcatattgttttatgttCACGGTGCATTAGATTtgcatttttatattaaaaatgttaaaatacatttaaaaagatgaagGTAGCTGAGGAACAAAACTCTACACGTGTCGTTGGATTCATATTTATGTCGTTAACTGTTTTACCGTCACACTGCCCACGGTTTACATGTCGGTCTCGTGCAGCAGACGCACGAACAGTGTCACtcacccctcccctcacccctccCCTCACTTTTTCCCTTCAGATCAACAATGATCTCATTAACAGCTTCTCTAAAATCCAACTGATGGAAATCTGTCGTCGTAACAGGGAATTTAAATCCCTGCcagttactattattattaattaacacACAGATCACTCTGCCAATTATTGAATAGGTCAATCAAGTATCAGAAAACAGTGCCTGCTACAAACAAGAAGCTAACGCTCACAGATCTGATgaatgtttggtgttttgtttctgctccACTGCTGCTAAATATTGATATGAACCATTTTTACCTTATGCAGCATGATAGCcacaaaaacaatgagctgaacgCTGGTCTGAGAAGTCGAGGCTGCAGCTCCAAGCGCCACTCCGTCAGCTGGAAGCAAAGATCACACATCAGGTCCTGATGATTATATTGTTTAAGAAATAACTGTGCTGGGTTGAAAACACTCAATAATCAGATTGGTGCTTAAATTTGAGTTAGTTGGTTAAGTAAACTTgggaaaagcagaaaatgaccAAGAGCAGGTTTTAGAAtgttataaaaaacaagatttgTCTGATCGCACCCACAGTGAATTTGTTGAACTAGATCTAATGGTAGGAAAACAATTATTAATTTAGTTAACATTAAGAAGCAGCGTCCCTTAATGAGATGAATGAACCCAGACCCACCTGCAGCGTGGACCACAAGACCCAGGGTGGTGGTGATTTTTGATGAGTTGGCTCTCGCTGACTCTGGATCTAAACCAGTCAGAAAAGAATACAACATATATCAGATATTATAATCACACTTCAGAATCTCCACACAGAGTAGTGTGGTTTCATATGTTGCAGAGCGTTGGCAGCTGAAATAAAAGCACTGAAATGATTTGGCTCAGAGAGTGGGAGCATCCAgggaaactgaatttgcagctGAGCTATGTGGGGGCGTTTTGGGTGTGATTCAACAAAATGATTATCAGAATATTAAACCAGGATGAGAAAAATGACCTTCGTCTTCCAAAACCACAGTCTCCACAAATCCTGGACCTGCCAACTGTTCAATTCTAACAAGAAAATCCTTAAGCTGCTTTAACCTTTGCATTTGTTCTCACCTTCAGTGTTGTGCACGTGAGAGCTGCCTATCTGATCCACCAGCAGCATGAAGACGAAGCCCAGAACCAGAGACACTCCGATGCAGGCGTGAAGCTGCTCGTGACCGTGTTCATGTTCGTGTTTCTCAATGACGCCGAGAGCTTCGACTTTTACCTTCGAGTCGGACACTTCCACATCCCTGACCTGGCTGGGACTTTGATGcccacctgcagacacacaggtgAGGAGTGAACAGACAAGAGGCAGATAAACTGTTAAATCTCAAATATTATATAACAGAGAGATTCAGATCTGTAATACTGCTcgtaacagaaaacagaaaacacatgttGCATTTCTCCATGACTCACTTAATATGCAAATgatcacaaaacaaacatttgtgttaGACAAGGTCGACGGGTTGTATTTAATCTCTTGGATCTGTTTACATatgttatataaatattatatacagtatgtctgcGAGTATTTTATAACCTCATACTAATACTGGTTAAAGCCTCCGATGGCTCAATTCTTCTCGACATGAATTCCACATGATGTTGTTGAGATTCTGGTTCATGTTGACGTGACTTGCATCAaatcattttaactttattcacattatttaatGAATTGCACTCCTGCCATGTGATCGGGTAATTGTGCTAATGCaaaggtgttcctaataaagtggtCAATGAGCATATAAGCACTTTTTCAGTCACATGCTCGACCAACAGGATGTGTACCATCAGATCATTTTAAACATTGGACTCTGCAGGTCAGGAACCTCAAACAGGCGCTGGAACAAGCAaagtacaaacatttacaagatTGTAAAGAATTAAGAGACTAACAGACGTTCAAACTGAAATCTGGACACAATTAGACGTCAGCAATAGAAACTATTATTAAAGCTTAAACTAGTTTAATGTCCGtatagtttatatttaataaatgttcCTTTAACTTAGAAAGTTAATtcacttttttccctctcctACAGGTTGAAAAGCCAGAAATTGCATGAAAAAGTTTCATGTCAACTTAaccaaataaaactttaatataaataaagaatgaGCAAACTCTTTGACAACTGATAAAGCAAAAAAGGTTTCAGTGTCTCTGGTGTGCTGCATTCTGATCTATCACTGTTCAGTGATACAGAGTTCAGGGTTCGTCCACTGgatatttagttttaaatgcTCAAACTAAACAACGGACCTGAAGACATCACCTTGGGCTTTGTCAAACAAGAGAGTTTACGAACAAtagttttataaaaatgaattctaatgttttttttagccTTTTCAGTTCATCGTGGACGTTGATGTAGTTCTGCCAGAATTCTGATGTTTCacaaacttaaaggttcagtgtgtaagatttaagtgaaattaatctattggcagaaactttACATGAAAtcatcctagtgatgttttcatttgtttgtttcacctTATTTaaacgaattgttgttttcttcactctAGAATGAGCCGtttatatttaattactttatatttacatcaggaggtcctctctacggaggccgccatgtttttttacaatagcccagactggacaaactaaaccttttgagttttaatgaaactgaatgtttacacaggttctctctcaagtggggagggggggttgggTGAGGTGAGGactattcagctgcaacatgacacttcaccactacaTGTCactacattttacacactgaacatttaacaAATGATCCAAAATAGATCCTGAAAAGTCCTAAACATTAATGTTTGGATCAGACTTCATCACAACATTAATTCTCCTCTGCTACGACACTTACTGATCGTACAAATGTTGAGCGATAACTCATTTAAAGTCTTCTGCCTCTCAGGTCCCTCTAACAACGTGTGCAcgattaaaaaatacatttcaaagtgACAACACTGTGTTGGATGAACCGTACTTTCAAGGATTTCTTCATAAAGTGCGTGGACCCCTTCAGGGATGATCACAGCCAGTGCAGTCCCACAGAGGAGCCCAGCTCCCAGCACCGTGATCAGCTTcagcttctcctgcaggaaCACGCACAAACGAAACATCAGCACGAGACACATCgatttacactcacacactggtGACTGATGACGACACACGGTTCATGAAGCGGAGGAGGTAAACTCGCTTCTTCACAAACACGGAATGCAGATGTTGATAAAGTTAGCTTCCAGGTGCAGGAAGCGGTGACACAGATGTTAGCTTGTTGAGGAACTTACCTCTGAAAAGTTGACGGCCAGAGGAATCGTCCCGGCCACGTAACATCCCACCAACATGGCCAGAGACAGCAGGCTGATCGAGCTGAAATCGTCCATGGCTGCTAGCTCCTTTTTTCTCTTGGGTCAATCTCCTGCCGAGCTAAACCATCAACCCTACACTGATACCACGTGTCGGTGGAGTTAGCATGCCCCTGCACGGCGGCTGCTGGTCAAACCACAGCTGTGAGCTCGTTTCTGCTTCCTACCAAAACATCCACGTTAGCTGAAACACAGACGGTGCAGCCTCCGGCCTCGGTTAGCAGCGCTAAGCTAACGCGCGTCGGTGACGCCCGGTGCTGTTTGAGCGTCTCGACACGTGGATCCTCGAGAGCTCGAGACAACAGAACCGACCCGCGTCGCTTCGTCTGTGTTCAGGTGTCAGTTGTAATGAAACAACTCCCCCGACTTGGTTGGCAGCTAGCAGAGATGCTAACGGCACATCCGTGTTGTTAGATGCCGATTGTGGGAAGTGCTTCCGGGTCAGAGTTCATCCCGTCAGACTGCCACGTCTCCGGGGAGGAGCTTAATTGTTACGTCACATAGTTTTTTTACTtattactttcttttcttatttcctaATTATTCCTCCACATGTCTGCTCACTTCTACTTTCTGTTCATCTCTCTTTTATTAAGTCTTTAGTTgagcacatttttattttcatataaagtTGAAAAAAGAGGAGTCTGCATCTTCAACACGTGTTTAGATTTataatgttaatataaaaactGGTTCCTCTTAATTAATGGACTATTTTATCTTAAATGTAGTATTTTTGCTCAATAGTGTTTCAATCCAGAGAATAAAATTGAATGACTGTGATATACgaataaaatatattctaaTCTTATAAATTAAGTCCCCATTAATGTTGTAGAATTAGAAGTCGGATCTTTTTGTGATGAAACTTAAATCACCTATTTTAGAGAATATAAAATTATATACATCATTTCCTCATTGTCAAGGATCATTTAagtttccatccatctatcttaTATAAAGACCTTTTTGTCATTATGGTTTTGACATCCAGCCAAACGAAGTGAAAAAAGGTAGATAAGATGTCcagacattttgtaaaaaaaaaagcatatttatTAGTTCACACAATGGAGCAGTGCTTCAACATGACGACAGTAAATCAAAGCTGAATGTGTCCAAAATAttgcaaaacaaacagaggacatGACACTGTTTTCTGCCTCAACTAAGGGGAAAATATAAAACCTAAGTTTTAtcatgcagtgtgtttgtgcaaattcTGTCTGTTTGCAGCCCAGACTTTCCCCAAACACACGCTCGCTCgctcgcgcacacacacacacacactcacaaacactcacacacacacactcacacacatgacaGCAGCTCCTTGCTGAGGGAATGGAGGGGTGCATGGGCGCATGTTTACAGACTGGACCAGAAAACTGCAGGGGGCAGAGCTGTGAGCTGAGAAAGTCAGTCCAAGTGACATGTGGTCTTTATTTGGCGAGTCCGATCTTCTTGGCTTCTGTTTCATAAATCAACAGCCTCCACATCTTTACTATGAAAACTTCTGCTTCTTCATCGAGAacctaaacacaaacagataattAGTATTCACTGCTCAGTAAATCTATGCAATGAATCCTATTTGTGACCGTGAAGCTACATAAAACAACCGTCAGCATCCAGAACCAATTTTAACTTACCATAGCAACATCATCCAGAATACCCTGAGGGGTGCTGTGAGCCATCACctgggaagaaaaggaaaatgacGTTTGATTACAGTGAGCAACATGACCAACAcggcaaaaacacaaacttagaatcagaaaaaaagttactacTCAGcatatacaaaaaaaattatacacattttgtttaaggagacatattatgcatGAATTCAGGTTGATCATTTTAGTGTAATTGCTTGAAAGGTTAAAATGCTCTGATGTTCATATAACACATCattttcctcagactgtccattgcTTCacgctcctcttttcagcctctgtcttttAGCTCCCGTCTCTTCAAGTTAAGTTTCACAGAATCAACACTAACCTTTGAACAGACAAAATCAACGAGAGTGGGTTCCTCCTCGCCAATGTATTCAATAATCTTCTTATTAATCCACGGCTTAATGCGACGATCCATCAGAGTCTGCAGAGGAACAATCAAGACACCCCATGGTTTAACATTACTTCACTCAACATATTAAACAGAATTACAAAAGATATTTAAGTTCATAAAACAGCCTGAAATCTAAACTGTCCGAGCTCATTACCGAGTCAACCATAGTCCAATCCAGAGGGTAGGAAAACAGCTCAGGTCTGGCTGTGGGGATCTTCTCAATAAGGCTCTTTATGTGCTTGCGTTTCTCTTCCGTGTTGATGCTGCCTTTGGCCCCTGGTAGTTCGGCCCCGTCCAGCCCCAGACTCTTGTCGTCGTCACCATAGTCCAGTGGAACCAGTTTCCTTTTGCGAGGCTGCTCATCAGCCTCCTCGTCGTCAAACTTGTTGAAAACACTTTCCACGGTCGCCAGTTTCTTTCGCTTTCCTACGTTGAGCTGGCTGGGACTGTTGGTGGCACCTGGAAAAGAGAGATGGGAACAAGGTCAGTTTCTTCTGGCACAAAGCAGCAAAGATCAAGAAAGAGATCCTCTCGTGTCTATCATTTGTTTCTGCACTCACCCAGTTTGAGACTGAGTCCGATCTTGGGTCGATGTTCCTCTGGAGCTTGGACCTCAGGCGTGTTCTCACCAGGAATGATAATTCCACAGGGAGATTCGTTACCGGGCGTGTTAGGGGTCGCATTCCCACTGGCGGAGGACACTGAGGGAGCAGTACTGATTGGTCTCATAATAGGTTTGAGTTGCGGCTTGGCTTCTTGTGAGTCCTCTCCGTCGTGGTAGTCATCTTCCTCCCCTTCTTCCACATCGTCGTCCGAATGCTGCTGAGGGGCTCGAGGCGGAGGCTCCACGGGCCGTCCTGACCCCCGCTTTTCCCGTTCACGGTCTCTGTGAACCTTCTCCTGGatcacctcctcctcaggttcAAGTTTCAGAGGGGGCTGTCGTCTGCgttctgcctcctcctccatctaCAGAAAAATATATCACAACAGACTTCAGTCTCTTGTATGTGTCAGGAACTGGTGTGGGACTGTTGATATTTCAATGATTGGTGCATTAACATCAttgcagaagaaagaaaacagggaaacagaaagaaatggttTAATTTTGCTGAAACTCTATACACCTCAAAAACACCTTAAAAAAAGCTCTATTTCCAGTCGGACTCACCCTCTGCAGCTCAGCATCTGGGTCAGGGTGACCTTCAGCTAGAAGTCGCTGTctgatctcctccagctcctccttctccctcttcctgtctCGCTCGTCCAACTCTGACTCCTTTTCTCGGTCACGAAGTCGCTTCTGCAAAGCACTGCCTCTGAAAATGAGAATTACAATAAGTGAAGTGACCTCAAGAGCAAAACAGAGTGCccccctctcctgtgtgtgcATACAGAGGGTTACCTGTAGTATTTTGGGTCGTCTCTGTCGTCGTCGTAATCCTCAAGGAATTCTTTCAGTCGTTTGGCTTCTTTCATCTGATTACAAACAAGTAGTAAAAAAGCTAATATATAAATCCTGATATCTGACATTATAAACTGTGGCGATCCAAAGGCAAAAACTAAAATCTGCTTACATTTAAATCTGGTGTgctataaatgtttgtttaccaTTTCTCGACGCCTCTCGTCCTCCCTCTCCATTTCTTTGCTGTAGTCACGAGATTTCTTCCTCTCACGGATCTCCCAGTTTTTAAGGCGCTTtaagaggacagagaagaatAAGTCAGACATTCTATAAATGAGTTTAAAGGTCAAAATTAGAAGAGTTTTATCTCCGTACTTCTTGGTAAGCTGCCTCCTTGTCTCGAAGCCTCCTCTCAAGTCTCCTCCGTTCGTACAcgtcctcctcatcatcctctctgtcccgttttttatcttctctcgccctctctctgtGAAAGACACATTATCGCTGTTTGTCTGGTTCCAATATCATAAAATAtgagttaaaatgaaaatttgaAGAATGGCTAAAAGAgtcatgcattaaaaaaattccTTAGAGTCTTCTTTCTTTATGAAAActataaaatacacattacGATCATTTCATCAAAATCTGACTCGTGTGTGAATTTAACAGACTAAATATTTTGACCTGTAATCACAGACAGTATGGTGCCAAATGAGTCATGCTTGAAGACACCAAGTGTGTCATCGCTGGCCTCTCACTGACCTCGATCGGCTGCGGTCTTCACTGACGTCTCGACTCctgtccctctccctctcccgctCTCGCTCCTTTGTCCTCTCCCGTTCGCGATCTCTCTCCCGCTCCcgatctctgtctctttcccgctccttgtccctctctctctccctttccttctctttttcgcGGTCGCGGCGCTCCCTCTCGCGCTCCCGctctttgtccctctctctcctttccctcTCGATCTCCAGCcgctccttctctttctttcctttttcctcctccagttTCTGCAGGAGCCCgacaggaagaaagaggagaacgtgttactttatttaaaacaataaaaa contains:
- the rbm25a gene encoding RNA-binding protein 25 isoform X1, with the translated sequence MSYPPPLNRQQIGIPQLPPRIPPPQYAGFAPGVPPGTPMIPLHMGLVTPTPTVLVPTTVAVAQKPMLQKKESGLRAKDIDDGSGPTTTVFVGNISEKASDMLVRQLLAKCGIVLSWKRVQGASGKLQAFGFCEYKEPESTLRALRLLHELLLGDKKLLVKVDAKTKSQLDEWKAKKRSANGGASGGSKNDDDEEEVLDEETLRRDQVVKGAIDVLIREYASELNAPSQDPDSQPRNKKRKEKKEEEDINAMEMEDDKRDLISREISKFRDTHKKLEEEKGKKEKERLEIERERRERDKERERERERRDREKEKERERERDKERERDRDRERERDRERERTKERERERERDRSRDVSEDRSRSRERAREDKKRDREDDEEDVYERRRLERRLRDKEAAYQERLKNWEIRERKKSRDYSKEMEREDERRREMMKEAKRLKEFLEDYDDDRDDPKYYRGSALQKRLRDREKESELDERDRKREKEELEEIRQRLLAEGHPDPDAELQRMEEEAERRRQPPLKLEPEEEVIQEKVHRDREREKRGSGRPVEPPPRAPQQHSDDDVEEGEEDDYHDGEDSQEAKPQLKPIMRPISTAPSVSSASGNATPNTPGNESPCGIIIPGENTPEVQAPEEHRPKIGLSLKLGATNSPSQLNVGKRKKLATVESVFNKFDDEEADEQPRKRKLVPLDYGDDDKSLGLDGAELPGAKGSINTEEKRKHIKSLIEKIPTARPELFSYPLDWTMVDSTLMDRRIKPWINKKIIEYIGEEEPTLVDFVCSKVMAHSTPQGILDDVAMVLDEEAEVFIVKMWRLLIYETEAKKIGLAK
- the rbm25a gene encoding RNA-binding protein 25 isoform X3; its protein translation is MIPLHMGLVTPTPTVLVPTTVAVAQKPMLQKKESGLRAKDIDDGSGPTTTVFVGNISEKASDMLVRQLLAKCGIVLSWKRVQGASGKLQAFGFCEYKEPESTLRALRLLHELLLGDKKLLVKVDAKTKSQLDEWKAKKRSANGGASGGSKNDDDEEEVLDEETLRRDQVVKGAIDVLIREYASELNAPSQDPDSQPRNKKRKEKKEEEDINAMEMEDDKRDLISREISKFRDTHKKLEEEKGKKEKERLEIERERRERDKERERERERRDREKEKERERERDKERERDRDRERERDRERERTKERERERERDRSRDVSEDRSRSRERAREDKKRDREDDEEDVYERRRLERRLRDKEAAYQERLKNWEIRERKKSRDYSKEMEREDERRREMMKEAKRLKEFLEDYDDDRDDPKYYRGSALQKRLRDREKESELDERDRKREKEELEEIRQRLLAEGHPDPDAELQRMEEEAERRRQPPLKLEPEEEVIQEKVHRDREREKRGSGRPVEPPPRAPQQHSDDDVEEGEEDDYHDGEDSQEAKPQLKPIMRPISTAPSVSSASGNATPNTPGNESPCGIIIPGENTPEVQAPEEHRPKIGLSLKLGATNSPSQLNVGKRKKLATVESVFNKFDDEEADEQPRKRKLVPLDYGDDDKSLGLDGAELPGAKGSINTEEKRKHIKSLIEKIPTARPELFSYPLDWTMVDSTLMDRRIKPWINKKIIEYIGEEEPTLVDFVCSKVMAHSTPQGILDDVAMVLDEEAEVFIVKMWRLLIYETEAKKIGLAK
- the rbm25a gene encoding RNA-binding protein 25 isoform X2 yields the protein MSYPPPLNRQQIGIPQLPPRIPPPQYAGFAPGVPPGTPMIPLHMGLVTPTPTVLVPTTVAVAQKPMLQKKESGLRAKDIDDGSGPTTTVFVGNISEKASDMLVRQLLAKCGIVLSWKRVQGASGKLQAFGFCEYKEPESTLRALRLLHELLLGDKKLLVKVDAKTKSQLDEWKAKKRSANGGASGGSKNDDDEEEVLDEETLRRDQVVKGAIDVLIREYASELNAPSQDPDSQPRNKKRKEKKEEDINAMEMEDDKRDLISREISKFRDTHKKLEEEKGKKEKERLEIERERRERDKERERERERRDREKEKERERERDKERERDRDRERERDRERERTKERERERERDRSRDVSEDRSRSRERAREDKKRDREDDEEDVYERRRLERRLRDKEAAYQERLKNWEIRERKKSRDYSKEMEREDERRREMMKEAKRLKEFLEDYDDDRDDPKYYRGSALQKRLRDREKESELDERDRKREKEELEEIRQRLLAEGHPDPDAELQRMEEEAERRRQPPLKLEPEEEVIQEKVHRDREREKRGSGRPVEPPPRAPQQHSDDDVEEGEEDDYHDGEDSQEAKPQLKPIMRPISTAPSVSSASGNATPNTPGNESPCGIIIPGENTPEVQAPEEHRPKIGLSLKLGATNSPSQLNVGKRKKLATVESVFNKFDDEEADEQPRKRKLVPLDYGDDDKSLGLDGAELPGAKGSINTEEKRKHIKSLIEKIPTARPELFSYPLDWTMVDSTLMDRRIKPWINKKIIEYIGEEEPTLVDFVCSKVMAHSTPQGILDDVAMVLDEEAEVFIVKMWRLLIYETEAKKIGLAK